A genomic region of Silurus meridionalis isolate SWU-2019-XX chromosome 7, ASM1480568v1, whole genome shotgun sequence contains the following coding sequences:
- the LOC124389011 gene encoding somatostatin receptor type 5 — translation MATSDVLQKFLGNDSVDLNSKTIPSFAFSQSIDGFSVTMAVLHLAVCITGLGANSLVIIAILKLDKMASATTVYIFNLALADGLFMVGLPFVAFQNFQNQWIFGDLACKLLMVLDGMNQFTSVFCLTVMSVDRYMALVDPLRFARWRTPKRAKIISAFLWVFSLIPVLPMALHFTVQYGLCMADMFLGKWWMSFLTYTFVLAFVLPFLVMIIFYTALVLTLRISRQCDRSSTPSEESQKFEKQITKMVVAVVLVFGICWLPFYVFNFCSLYGTNVTLTFARGFEIAVLLSYSWSCANPILYACLSETFSKYFRTLLCPCMNPPRMHCNRDTEAYDLHYTNGQDVSVLT, via the coding sequence ATGGCAACATCAGATGTCCTTCAAAAGTTTTTGGGCAATGACTCTGTCGATTTAAACAGCAAAACAATTCCCAGTTTTGCATTTTCACAGAGCATTGATGGGTTCAGTGTGACAATGGCAGTTCTCCACCTTGCTGTATGTATCACTGGACTAGGAGCAAACTCTTTGGTCATTATTGCCATCCTCAAGCTGGATAAAATGGCATCTGCCACAACTGTTTACATCTTCAACCTTGCTTTGGCAGATGGACTGTTTATGGTGGGGCTTCCATTTGTGGCTTTCCAGAACTTCCAGAACCAATGGATCTTTGGTGATTTGGCATGCAAACTGCTTATGGTGTTGGATGGAATGAACCAGTTCACTAGCGTGTTCTGCCTAACAGTGATGAGTGTGGACCGCTACATGGCACTAGTGGACCCCCTTCGTTTTGCACGCTGGAGAACTCCAAAGCGGGCTAAAATCATATCTGCCTTTCTATGGGTTTTCTCCTTGATCCCTGTCCTACCCATGGCTCTCCACTTCACTGTGCAATATGGTTTATGTATGGCTGATATGTTTTTGGGCAAATGGTGGATGTCTTTCCTAACATACACATTTGTGCTGGCTTTTGTACTTCCCTTTCTGGTGATGATCATCTTCTACACAGCTCTGGTGCTGACCCTGAGGATCTCCAGGCAATGTGACAGGAGTTCTACCCCTTCAGAGGAGAGCCAGAAGTTTGAGAAGCAGATTACCAAGATGGTGGTAGCTGTGGTTCTAGTCTTTGGGATATGCTGGTTGCCTTTTTATGTCTTTAACTTCTGCTCACTGTATGGTACAAACGTGACACTCACTTTTGCACGTGGCTTTGAGATTGCAGTGCTCTTGTCCTATTCATGGAGCTGTGCTAACCCGATCCTGTATGCTTGCCTATCAGAGACCTTTAGCAAGTACTTCCGCACTTTACTCTGCCCATGCATGAACCCTCCCAGGATGCACTGCAACAGAGACACAGAGGCCTATGATTTGCATTACACAAATGGGCAAGATGTAAGTGTGCTAACTTAA